In Leptodactylus fuscus isolate aLepFus1 chromosome 2, aLepFus1.hap2, whole genome shotgun sequence, one genomic interval encodes:
- the LOC142194197 gene encoding olfactory receptor 52D1-like: protein MAEVRYVYSAITFLGFVLIVLSNCAVISTVVLHKSLQEPMYIFISVLCLNGLYGSIAFFPNLFINLLSKSLTISYAGCVTQVFCIHTYMGGELTILTLMAYDRYLCICNPLRYPTLMSLSMVLKLVIAAWSYNICLFTVHFILTLRLPLCDSFILKIYCDNWSVVRLSCVDTTVNNIYGLFITAMVIGLLPVLIFISYIKILKVCVQATKDFRAKSLQTCTPHLVTITNFVINVLFEILLHRFSPTSLPYELRTVMSVQFLVVPPILNPLIYGLKTREIRVKLMKLLPAKMVKSPQRWVS from the coding sequence ATGGCTGAAGTGAGATATGTCTACAGTGCGATCACATTTCTTGGTTTTGTCCTGATTGTTCTGTCCAACTGTGCAGTCATCTCCACCGTGGTCCTACACAAGAGTCTCCAGGAGCCTATGTACATCTTCATATCCGTCCTGTGCCTCAATGGACTCTACGGGAGCATCGCCTTCTTCCCTAATTTATTCATAAACCTACTTAGTAAATCTCTGACCATCTCCTATGCGGGGTGTGTAACTCAGGTCTTCTGCATTCACACCTACATGGGCGGAGAATTGACCATCCTGACTCTCATGGCGTATGATCGATACTTGTGCATCTGCAACCCCTTGAGATATCCTACTCTCATGTCCTTGTCCATGGTCCTGAAGCTGGTCATCGCGGCCTGGTCGTACAATATCTGTCTATTTACCGTTCACTTTATCTTGACCCTTAGGCTTCCACTATGTGACTCCTTCATCCTGAAGATCTACTGTGACAACTGGTCAGTGGTGAGGTTGTCCTGCGTTGACACGACAGTCAACAATATCTACGGACTCTTCATCACGGCGATGGTGATCGGCCTCTTGCCGGTGCTGATCTTCATTTCTTACATTAAGATATTAAAGGTTTGTGTCCAGGCCACCAAGGACTTCAGGGCCAAGTCCCTACAGACGTGCACTCCTCACCTGGTGACCATCACTAACTTTGTCATCAACGTCTTATTCGAGATCCTTCTCCATCGCTTCAGTCCCACCAGCTTGCCCTATGAGCTGAGGACGGTGATGTCAGTCCAGTTCCTGGTGGTCCCACCGATTCTGAACCCCCTGATCTATGGTCTGAAAACCAGGGAAATACGAGTCAAGTTGATGAAGCTTCTGCCTGCGAAAATGGTGAAATCACCACAGAGATGGGTGTCATAG
- the LOC142194198 gene encoding olfactory receptor 51E1-like gives MENYTDLHPPVLTLGFGEMTSMRYLYGIVAFLVYVMVIFFNCSVIMAVLLHKTLQEPMYIFVSMLCLNGIYGTTSFLPYLVFGLLSNLKTITYTGCLIQVFCLHTYAGGEMITLTIMAYDRYVCICNPLRYNSIMTLATVFKLVVSAWLYTIVMVGINLVLTIQLPLCDSTILKVYCDNWSVVRLSCVDITVSNLFGLLTSSTFTGLMPVLIITSYILILKVCIKSSKDFRAKALQTCMPHLITIVNYAFNLFFEILIHRFIPEHLNFEFRTIMSVQLLVAPPLLNPVIYGLKVKEMRGRILQMLHQNAKTMKSVTL, from the coding sequence ATGGAGAACTATACGGACCTTCACCCCCCTGTGCTGACTCTCGGTTTCGGGGAGATGACATCAATGAGATATTTATATGGCATCGTAGCTTTCCTGGTTTATGTTATGGTCATATTTTTCAATTGTTCGGTCATCATGGCTGTTCTGTTACACAAGACCCTACAGGAACCCATGTACATCTTTGTTTCCATGTTGTGTCTTAACGGTATCTACGGCACCACCTCCTTCTTACCTTACCTTGTATTCGGTCTACTGAGCAATCTGAAGACCATCACTTACACCGGCTGCTTGATACAAGTGTTTTGCCTCCATACCTATGCAGGAGGTGAGATGATCACATTGACCATCATGGCCTATGACCGCTATGTGTGTATCTGCAACCCCCTGAGATACAACAGCATAATGACCTTGGCCACTGTCTTCAAACTGGTTGTCTCAGCTTGGTTGTATACCATCGTAATGGTTGGTATCAACCTGGTACTGACTATTCAACTTCCTCTATGTGATAGCACCATACTAAAGGTCTACTGTGACAATTGGTCAGTGGTCAGGCTTTCTTGCGTTGATATCACTGTCAGTAATCTCTTTGGACTACTCACGTCCTCAACGTTCACAGGCTTGATGCCAGTGCTGATCATAACCTCCTACATTCTGATCCTAAAGGTTTGTATAAAGTCTTCCAAGGACTTCCGAGCCAAGGCTTTACAGACCTGCATGCCACATTTGATAACCATCGTCAACTATGCGTTCAATTTGTTCTTTGAGATTCTCATCCATCGTTTTATTCCAGAACATTTAAATTTTGAATTTAGGACCATTATGTCGGTGCAACTGCTGGTGGCTCCTCCACTCCTAAATCCTGTCATCTATGGACTGAAAGTTAAGGAGATGCGGGGAAGGATTCTGCAGATGCTTCATCAGAACGCCAAGACCATGAAATCTGTGACTCTGTAA
- the LOC142194199 gene encoding olfactory receptor 6N1-like gives MKKCEELVSKERDVQNNARKQRKHCSKVVQSKSGHRRSRRFQGKPRRSQQAGPVDKDYHRSEVSCNLTLHLVTEFIIFGFPSLQNYHTLLFCIFLFIYLFTITGNGTIFFLVVLDHRLHTPMYFFVSNLSLLDMSYATVTIPKMLAKFSMHLDAISYAACFAQMYIFLSLTGTECLLLMVMSYDRYVAICSPLHYPTIMTRQRYLLLMVMTWSGGFAIPIVVLILALKLPFCGPNIIHHYYCDHPPLLQLACTDTSFNVAVGSSIGAFALLITFTLVVVSYIKIIITILKINSKDGRKKTFSTCASHFLVVSIYFFPLIFMYIRPKASYSSDVDSLVAMLYTVLTPMMNPVIYSFRNKDIKEALRKKIHSKSRD, from the exons ATGAAGAAATGTGAGGAGCTGGTCAGCAAGGAGAGAGATGTTCAGAACAATGCCAGGAAACAGAGGAAGCACTGCAGTAAGGTCGTACAGTCCAAGTCGGGACACAGGAGGTCTCGCAGGTTCCAGGGAAAGCCAAGACGAAGTCAACAAGCTGGGCCA GTAGACAAGGATTACCATAGGTCAGAAGTCTCTTGTAATCTTACCCTTCATCTTGTCACTGAATTCATCATCTTTGGCTTCCCGAGTCTTCAGAACTATCACACTCTGCTCTTCTGTATATTTCTCTTTATCTACCTCTTCACCATCACTGGAAATGGAACCATCTTCTTCTTGGTGGTCCTTGACCATCGTCTCCATACTCCGATGTATTTCTTTGTCAGTAACTTGTCTTTACTTGATATGAGCTATGCGACAGTAACCATTCCGAAGATGTTGGCCAAGTTCTCGATGCACCTTGACGCCATTTCGTATGCGGCTTGCTTTGctcaaatgtatatatttttgtctTTAACAGGAACAGAATGTTTACTCCTGATGGTCATGTCTTATGACCGATATGTTGCGATATGTTCTCCTCTACATTATCCGACCATTATGACCAGACAACGGTATTTACTGTTGATGGTTATGACATGGTCTGGTGGTTTTGCCATTCCAATCGTAGTCTTAATCTTAGCATTGAAGCTACCATTTTGTGGTCCTAATATCATCCATCATTACTATTGTGACCATCCGCCATTGCTTCAGTTGGCCTGTACTGACACCTCCTTCAACGTAGCGGTTGGCTCCTCCATTGGAGCTTTCGCCCTTCTAATAACTTTTACCCTTGTGGTCGTCTCTTACATTAAAATCATAATAACCATCCTCAAAATTAATTCCAAAGATGGACGTAAGAAGACGTtttccacatgtgcctcacacttCTTGGTGGTCAGTATCTATTTCTTTCCACTTATCTTCATGTATATCCGACCAAAGGCTTCCTACTCTTCAGATGTGGACTCTCTGGTGGCCATGCTCTACACAGTATTAACGCCTATGATGAATCCGGTTATATACAGCTTCAGGAATAAGGACATTAAGGAGGCGCTCAGGAAGAAAATCCACTCAAAAAGCAGAGACTAG